One Physeter macrocephalus isolate SW-GA chromosome 19, ASM283717v5, whole genome shotgun sequence genomic window carries:
- the LOC112061877 gene encoding F-box/WD repeat-containing protein 2-like isoform X3: MPWKQKNETLDHLISLSGAVQLRHLSNNLETLLKRDFLKLLPLELSFYLLKWLDPQTLLTCCLVSKQWNKVISACTEVWQTACKNLGWQIDDSVQDALHWKKVYLKAILRMKQLEDHEAFETSSLIGHSARVYALYYKDGLLCTGSDDLSAKLWDVSTGQCVYGIQTHTCAAVKFDEQKLVTGSFDNTVACWEWSSGARTQHFRGHTGAGPISNIASSLKSSLIPLGRVSHSPWCFPSKR; this comes from the exons ATGCCATGGAAACAG aaaaatgaaactcTGGATCACCTGATTAGTCTGAGTGGGGCAGTCCAGCTCAGGCATCTCTCCAATAACCTGGAGACTCTCCTCAAGCGGGACTTCCTCAAACTCCTTCCCCTGGAgctcagtttttatttgttaaaatggcTCGATCCTCAGACTTTACTCACATGCTGCCTCGTCTCTAAACAGTGGAATAAGGTGATAAGTGCCTGTACAGAGGTGTGGCAGACTGCCTGTAAAAATTTGGGCTGGCAGATAGATGATTCTGTTCAGGACGCTTTGCACTGGAAGAAGGTTTATTTGAAGGCTATTTTGAGAATGAAGCAACTGGAGGACCATGAAGCCTTTGAGACCTCATCATTAATTGGACACAGTGCCAGAGTGTATGCACTTTACTACAAAGATGGACTCCTCTGTACAGGGTCAGATGACTTGTCTGCAAAACTATGGGATGTGAGCACAGGGCAGTGTGTTTATGGCATCCAGACCCACACTTGTGCAGCGGTGAAGTTTGATGAGCAGAAGCTTGTGACAGGCTCCTTTGACAACACTGTGGCCTGCTGGGAATGGAGTTCCGGAGCCAGGACCCAGCACTTCCGGGGGCATACGGGGGCGG ggcCCATCTCCAATATCGCCTCTTCCCTGAAGTCCTCCCTGATACCCCTGGGCAGAGTTAGTCATTCTCCTTGGTGTTTCCCTAGCAAgaggtaa
- the LOC112061877 gene encoding F-box/WD repeat-containing protein 2-like isoform X1: METGKFFHNLMERKDFETWLDNISVTFLSLTDLQKNETLDHLISLSGAVQLRHLSNNLETLLKRDFLKLLPLELSFYLLKWLDPQTLLTCCLVSKQWNKVISACTEVWQTACKNLGWQIDDSVQDALHWKKVYLKAILRMKQLEDHEAFETSSLIGHSARVYALYYKDGLLCTGSDDLSAKLWDVSTGQCVYGIQTHTCAAVKFDEQKLVTGSFDNTVACWEWSSGARTQHFRGHTGAGPISNIASSLKSSLIPLGRVSHSPWCFPSKR; encoded by the exons ATGGAAACAGGTAAATTTTTCCATAACCTTATGGAGAGAAAGGACTTTGAGACATGGCTTGATAACATTTCTgttacatttctttctctgacGGACttgcagaaaaatgaaactcTGGATCACCTGATTAGTCTGAGTGGGGCAGTCCAGCTCAGGCATCTCTCCAATAACCTGGAGACTCTCCTCAAGCGGGACTTCCTCAAACTCCTTCCCCTGGAgctcagtttttatttgttaaaatggcTCGATCCTCAGACTTTACTCACATGCTGCCTCGTCTCTAAACAGTGGAATAAGGTGATAAGTGCCTGTACAGAGGTGTGGCAGACTGCCTGTAAAAATTTGGGCTGGCAGATAGATGATTCTGTTCAGGACGCTTTGCACTGGAAGAAGGTTTATTTGAAGGCTATTTTGAGAATGAAGCAACTGGAGGACCATGAAGCCTTTGAGACCTCATCATTAATTGGACACAGTGCCAGAGTGTATGCACTTTACTACAAAGATGGACTCCTCTGTACAGGGTCAGATGACTTGTCTGCAAAACTATGGGATGTGAGCACAGGGCAGTGTGTTTATGGCATCCAGACCCACACTTGTGCAGCGGTGAAGTTTGATGAGCAGAAGCTTGTGACAGGCTCCTTTGACAACACTGTGGCCTGCTGGGAATGGAGTTCCGGAGCCAGGACCCAGCACTTCCGGGGGCATACGGGGGCGG ggcCCATCTCCAATATCGCCTCTTCCCTGAAGTCCTCCCTGATACCCCTGGGCAGAGTTAGTCATTCTCCTTGGTGTTTCCCTAGCAAgaggtaa
- the LOC112061877 gene encoding F-box/WD repeat-containing protein 2-like isoform X2 — protein sequence MERKDFETWLDNISVTFLSLTDLQKNETLDHLISLSGAVQLRHLSNNLETLLKRDFLKLLPLELSFYLLKWLDPQTLLTCCLVSKQWNKVISACTEVWQTACKNLGWQIDDSVQDALHWKKVYLKAILRMKQLEDHEAFETSSLIGHSARVYALYYKDGLLCTGSDDLSAKLWDVSTGQCVYGIQTHTCAAVKFDEQKLVTGSFDNTVACWEWSSGARTQHFRGHTGAGPISNIASSLKSSLIPLGRVSHSPWCFPSKR from the exons ATGGAGAGAAAGGACTTTGAGACATGGCTTGATAACATTTCTgttacatttctttctctgacGGACttgcagaaaaatgaaactcTGGATCACCTGATTAGTCTGAGTGGGGCAGTCCAGCTCAGGCATCTCTCCAATAACCTGGAGACTCTCCTCAAGCGGGACTTCCTCAAACTCCTTCCCCTGGAgctcagtttttatttgttaaaatggcTCGATCCTCAGACTTTACTCACATGCTGCCTCGTCTCTAAACAGTGGAATAAGGTGATAAGTGCCTGTACAGAGGTGTGGCAGACTGCCTGTAAAAATTTGGGCTGGCAGATAGATGATTCTGTTCAGGACGCTTTGCACTGGAAGAAGGTTTATTTGAAGGCTATTTTGAGAATGAAGCAACTGGAGGACCATGAAGCCTTTGAGACCTCATCATTAATTGGACACAGTGCCAGAGTGTATGCACTTTACTACAAAGATGGACTCCTCTGTACAGGGTCAGATGACTTGTCTGCAAAACTATGGGATGTGAGCACAGGGCAGTGTGTTTATGGCATCCAGACCCACACTTGTGCAGCGGTGAAGTTTGATGAGCAGAAGCTTGTGACAGGCTCCTTTGACAACACTGTGGCCTGCTGGGAATGGAGTTCCGGAGCCAGGACCCAGCACTTCCGGGGGCATACGGGGGCGG ggcCCATCTCCAATATCGCCTCTTCCCTGAAGTCCTCCCTGATACCCCTGGGCAGAGTTAGTCATTCTCCTTGGTGTTTCCCTAGCAAgaggtaa